A genomic region of Acipenser ruthenus chromosome 9, fAciRut3.2 maternal haplotype, whole genome shotgun sequence contains the following coding sequences:
- the LOC117405971 gene encoding SLIT and NTRK-like protein 6 — protein sequence MFTWTILIYSFVVTANSQNIQSFKGSSCDSLCSCEEKDGILHINCEEKYISKISQIKVPPSLPFQINLYKNEIAELHAHELESLSNAVSLHLGANNIHELEPGIFSSFGSLKKLHINSNFLVTLKEDTFRGLENLEYLQADTNFIHVIEPGAFSKLIRLKVLILNDNEIEFLPSNIFRFVPLTHLDLRGNKLQALPYVGFLEHIGRIIELLLEDNKWVCDCDILPLKNWIENMRTQSVIGEVVCDSPVLLQGNILSKVKREVLCPFHADIDLEEPSKSSGLIVTPSPKVKPVPKETQIEALPTPVLVPDICPEQCFCNNHQLAGLLIHCQDRRIQTLSDLGSPTQSPQQLLLTGNMIQRLTKTDFVAFGSLELLNLDNNFIEYIQDEAFLNLGNLQKLNLNGNKLERLTPGMFAGLHSLEYLYLEFNMIKDVVSGTFSNLPKLKHLSLKINFLQSLPPFIFHNVPLNRLDLRKNLFMHVPVGNVMDQLDFLEQIYLEDNPWDCSCDLVGLKQWVEKLRQNTVEGDILCHTPRKIAKKDLRSLRNELLCPGLVPFNALQTQAPTVTPSNLFASFKDSVPLSVLILGLLIIFLLIVFCAAGLVVLVLHRHRRSKKKQTDDQQREPSPIHLQYSMYGQKTTHMTQRPGVNMYDEHAMSPVIQVCRSPSYCNNLKDQDLNDIHDSKYVCRSILEKENDSPLTGSNMKFRAVSDHSSEFVTLEDANSLYRNLLERERELQQLSITEYLRKNINQLQPNVDVHCPGSHEELKLMQTIMYTRPRKVMVEQTKNEYLELKANLHTEPDYLEVLEQQTALN from the coding sequence ATGTTCACCTGGACAATTCTCATCTATTCATTTGTTGTCACTGCTAATTCTCAAAACATTCAGTCTTTCAAAGGATCATCCTGTGATAGTTTATGCTCATGTGAGGAAAAGGATGGTATTCTGCATATCAActgtgaagaaaaatacattagcAAAATATCTCAAATCAAAGTGCCACCATCCCTGCCTTTCCAAATTAATCTGTATAAAAATGAAATAGCAGAACTGCATGCCCATGAACTAGAAAGTCTTAGTAATGCTGTCTCATTACATCTTGGAGCTAACAATATACATGAGTTGGAACCTGGGATTTTCAGTTCATTTGGTTCTCTCAAGAAATTGCATATAAACAGTAATTTTTTAGTAACACTGAAAGAGGATACATTCCGTGGTTTGGAAAATCTTGAGTACCTTCAAGCAGACACTAATTTCATTCATGTGATCGAGCCTGGGGCCTTTAGCAAGCTCATCCGGCTCAAAGTTCTTATTCTGAATGACAATGAAATTGAATTTCTTCCTAGTAACATTTTCCGTTTTGTGCCATTGACTCATTTAGATCTTCGTGGTAATAAACTGCAAGCTCTTCCATATGTTGGCTTTCTGGAGCATATTGGACGTATAATAGAGCTTTTGCTAGAGGATAATAAATGGGTCTGTGATTGTGATATTCTTCCTCTGAAAAATTGGATAGAAAACATGCGGACCCAGTCGGTTATAGGAGAAGTTGTATGCGATAGTCCTGTACTCCTCCAAGGTAATATTTTAAGCAAGGTGAAAAGGGAAGTGTTATGTCCATTTCATGCTGACATTGATTTGGAAGAACCATCCAAGTCATCAGGCTTGATAGTTACTCCTTCACCCAAGGTAAAACCAGTTCCAAAAGAAACACAAATTGAAGCTTTACCCACACCAGTGCTGGTCCCAGATATATGTCCTGAACAATGTTTCTGCAACAATCATCAACTGGCAGGACTTTTGATCCATTGCCAAGACAGACGCATTCAAACCCTATCTGATCTTGGATCACCAACGCAAAGCCCCCAACAACTCCTTTTAACAGGAAACATGATTCAGAGACTAACAAAAACGGATTTTGTTGCATTTGGAAGCTTGGAGTTACTCAATCTCGATAACAACTTCATTGAATATATTCAAGATGAGGCTTTTCTGAACCTTGGAAATTTGCAAAAGCTGAACTTAAATGGAAATAAACTTGAAAGGTTAACTCCAGGTATGTTTGCTGGACTCCATAGTCTTGAATATTTATACTTGGAATTTAATATGATCAAGGACGTTGTTTCAGGAACATTTAGCAACTTGcccaaactaaaacacctgtctttaaaaataaattttctTCAATCTCTGCCACCTTTTATATTTCATAACGTGCCACTAAACAGGCTAGATCTAagaaaaaatctgttcatgcatgTACCTGTGGGCAATGTGATGGATCAGTTGGATTTTCTAGAACAGATTTACCTTGAAGATAACCCATGGGATTGTTCTTGTGATTTAGTGGGTCTGAAACAGTGGGTAGAGAAACTCAGACAGAATACAGTGGAGGGAGACATATTGTGTCATACCCCAAGAAAAATTGCCAAAAAGGATTTAAGATCCCTCAGAAATGAACTGCTGTGTCCTGGATTGGTTCCATTCAACGCTTTACAAACCCAAGCCCCTACAGTCACACCATCAAATCTATTTGCTTCCTTTAAAGATTCAGTCCCCCTTTCAGTTCTAATCCTGGGCTTGCTAATTATTTTCCTATTGATCGTCTTCTGTGCTGCTGGACTGGTTGTTCTTGTTTTACACCGCCACAGGAGATCAAAGAAAAAGCAAACAGATGATCAACAAAGGGAGCCCAGCCCTATACACCTTCAGTATAGTATGTATGGTCAAAAAACCACCCACATGACTCAAAGGCCTGGGGTTAATATGTATGATGAACATGCAATGAGCCCAGTGATACAAGTCTGTAGGAGTCCTTCTTATTGTAATAATCTCAAAGACCAAGATCTGAATGATATTCATGACTCAAAGTATGTTTGTAGAAGCATTTTAGAAAAGGAGAACGATTCACCCCTGACTGGTTCCAATATGAAATTCAGAGCAGTAAGTGACCATTCATCAGAATTCGTTACCCTTGAAGATGCAAATTCTCTATACAGAAACTTACTGGAAAGAGAACGAGAACTCCAGCAGTTAAGCATCACAGAGTACCTCAGGAAAAATATAAATCAGCTTCAGCCAAATGTTGATGTTCACTGTCCAGGGAGCCACGAAGAGCTGAAATTAATGCAAACAATCATGTACACCAGGCCTAGAAAGGTCATGgtagaacaaacaaaaaatgaatatttGGAGCTCAAAGCCAATCTGCACACAGAGCCTGACTACCTGGAGGTTCTAGAGCAACAAACAGCTTTGAACTGA